The Corynebacterium halotolerans YIM 70093 = DSM 44683 region TGATCTCGGGCCTCATCGCCGCGGGCACCGCTCCGCAATCCATCAACGTGACCAACCGGCGCGCCGAACGCGGCCAGGAGCTGCGCGAGACCTACGGAATTCACGACCTCACGGACAACCGGCAGGCGGTCGAGGGGGCCGACGTCGTGTTCCTCTGCGTCAAACCGAAGGGCATTCCCGCCCTGTTGACGGAGATCGCCGACACCATCGACGGTAATGACGTCTCCACGGTCGTGGTGTCCATGGCCGCGGGAATTCCCCTGGCGGCGATGGAGGACGCCCTGGTCGCCGGCACTCCGGTCGTACGCGTCATGCCCAACACCCCGATGCTCGTCGGCAAGGGCATGAACGCGGTGGCACCGGGACGGTTCGTCAATGAGGAACAGCTCGACGTCGTCGCGCGACTGCTGGGCAGCGTCGGCGACGTTGTCAACGTGGCGGAATCCGACCTTGACGCGGTCACCGCGATGTCGGGCTCCTCGCCGGCCTACTTCTTCCTCGTCGCTGAGGCGCTGATCGACGCCGGAGTCTCCCTCGGCCTCACCCGCGATGTCGCGCAGAAGCTGGTCACGAGCTCCGCGGCGGGCGCGGGTGCGATGCTCGCCGAGTCCGGGATCGACCCGACCACGCTGCGCGCGAACGTCTCATCCCCGGCGGGGACGACGGTGGCGGCCCTGCGGGAGCTGGAGGAGTCCGGTATCCGTGGTGCCTTCTTCCGCGCCGCCGAGGCCTGCGCCACCCGCTCCGCTGAGCTGGGTGCCCCCGCCACCCCGGAGAAGTAGTCCGGACGGCGGGAAGCGCGGGACGGCCGGGGCCGACACGGTCGGCCTGGCCGGAGTTGAACGGTGCGCGCCATTTCTCCTCCGACACACCCCGTGATTATTTGCACTTAGGTCGCAAGAGTCACACCGTTCACGCTAAGCTGGTCCAAGCACGTGCGTGTCCGTTCTGTGGGAGGGGAAGCCTACAGCGCGCCATTTGCTGAAGGGTAGATGAATATTATGGCTAATGAAGATAAGGGAACCTTCCTGACGGTCGCAGAGGTCGCCGACATCATGCGCGTGTCGAAGATGACCGTTTACCGGCTCGTCCATGCCGGTGAGCTGCCGGCGGTGCGTGTGGGCAGGTCCTTCCGTGTCCATGAGAAGGCGGTCAGCGATTACCTGGACTCCTCGTACTTCGAGGCCGGATAGCCGTCGGACAGCCACCGGAGGGGCCACGTACCACCGGTGTGTTTCCGCGGCGCCCGCGACTTCCTTCGGGGAGCGGCGGGCGCCGCAGCTGTTTCCGGGCCCTTTCCACCGCCGGGTTTTTGGACCGCGGAGTGCGGCCCGGTATGCTGTAACGCATTCGTGCCGGTGATCCATCCGCGCTGGCCGCCTTCCACCCCGGCGGCCAACCGTCGAGCGTGCACCTCGACGGCGGAGATCCTCACGGGTCCGTGGCTGGGCCGGCAGGTCTGTACGTACAACCATTCATGAAGCGAGGAAACCTCTATGGGTTCTGTCATCAAGAAGCGCCGCAAGCGTATGTCCAAGAAGAAGCACCGCAAGATGCTGCGCCGCACCCGCGTTCAGCGTCGTAAGCTCGGCAAGTAAGCCGCTTCGGTTCGCCGATCCACGCGCCGCGCCTTCCCGGTCCTGTTCCGGGGGAGCGCGGCGTTCGTGTGTCCGGGGCCCGTGGCCCGGACCCCGTCACGCCGCCTGGTGCGGCTGTGGACCGGGGGTGGCGCCGGGACTGCGGCGGAAGAGGCGCCAGCCGCAGACGGAGAAGGCCGCGGTGGCCAGTGCCGGCACCCCCCAGGTGCGCACGGCGCGGCGGATGCTGCGGTAGTCGCGGATCGCCCACCCGCGCAGGGCGGCCTCCCTGCGCAGCTTCTTGTCGGGGTTGATGGCCACGGCGGTGCCCACCATCGACAGCATGGGAATGTCGTTGATGGAGTCGGAGTAGGCGGTGCAGCGCGACATGTCCAGCTGCTCAATCGCGGAGAGCGCGGCCACGGCGTGCTTCTTGCCCGGGCCGTGGAGGATGTCGCCGACCAGCCGGCCGGTGAAGCGCCCCTCCTCGTCGACCTCGGCGACGGTGCCGAGCGCGCCCGTGAAGCCGAAGCGGCGGGCGAGGATCTGGGCCAGCTGCACCGGGGTGGCGGTGACCAGCCACACCTGGTGGCCGGCCTGCAGGTGCATCTGGGCCAGCTCCCGGGTGCCCGGCCACGCCTTGCCCACCATGTGCGAGTCGACGATCTCCTCGCACAATTCGACCAGCTCCGCGACGGTGCGTCCCTGAATGAACTCAAGCGCCTGGGTGCGGCCCTCCGCCACGTCCGTGGCGTTCTCGGAGCCGGTGAAACGGAACTTGAGCTGCTTCCAGGCGATCGGAAGGATCTCGGAGAGCCGGAAGTAGCGTCTGCGGGCCAGTCCCATGGCGAAGACGATCAGCGAGGACCCCTGGATGAGGGTGTTGTCCACGTCGAAGAACGCGGCGGCGCCGACATCCTCCGGAATGTCCGGATCCGGGGTGGAGATCCGGAATCCGCCGGCCGCCTCGATCGACCCGGAGACGGACTCCACGCCCGAGGAGAATGCGTCCAGCTCGATGCCGAAGGTCTCCTGCACGGCGGCGGCGGCCGCGGCCTCACCGGCGGTGCGCTGCGTGTGCTCGTCGATGGGGGGCAGGGCGCGGTCCTCGACGAATCGCCGGAGGTTGCCCCGGGTGGCGCTCCAGCTGGCCAGGAACTCCTGCGGGGAACCGGGGAACGAGGGCTGCTCGGGGTTCACGGCGGTGTTCATGCCTTCCTCTCGGCGGCCGGGATACGTGGATGTGCCCCCGGCTCGGTATCGTGTCCATCGTAGGTCCGACGCAGCCCCGCCGCTCGAATGAGGATGCGGCCGCAACGGTGGGGGGTTCCGCGTCGGATGTCCCGGAGAGGGAGAAAGGACGGTGGCGGGGATGGAGTCCGGATCCCGGCACACGGTAGAACTGATGGTGCGCACCACCTGCGGGTCCTGCGCGCGGGTGGCCGAGCAGATCACCCCGGTCGTCGAGGCGGCCGGGTGCTCGCTCGAGGTCCGCAACGTCGACCATGATCCCGAGCTGGCGGTGGAGTACGGTGACCGGGTCCCGGTCGTCGTCATCGATGACGAGGAGTTCGCCTGCTGGGAGGTCGACGATGACGAGCTGGCGGACGAGCTCTCCCGGTAGCTTTTATGGGGGTGCTCCCAGGGCGGATACAGGTTCCGGGGAGAGTGGGGGTATCCTTTTGTATGATATGCCCCCAACCCCCAGTCCCCCGGGACTGTCGTGCAGTGAAAGAACGGTGAAGGAAATCGTGAGTGTGCTCGTCGTGGGAATGTCGCACAGGTCGGCGCCGGTCGCCCTCCTTGAACGACTGAGCATGGACGAGACGGTGCGCCATGACACCACCACCAATCTGGTTCAGCGCCCGTCCCTGTCCGAGGCGATGATCATCTCCACCTGCAACCGGCTCGAGGTCTACTCGGTGACCAACAGCTTCCACCGCGGGGTGCAGGACATCGTGGAGGTCCTCCACGAGGTCTCCGACGTCGATGTCGAGACGCTGCGTGGTTACCTCTACGTCCGCTACGCCGACGCCGCCGCCGAGCACATGATGGTCGTCGCCTCCGGCCTGGATTCCATGGTCGTCGGTGAGCAGCAGATCATCGGCCAGGTGCGCACCGCGTACCAGGAGGCCAGCGACAAGGGGACCGTCGGCCCGGCCCTGCACTCGCTGGCGCAGTCGGCGCTGCACGCCGGCAAGCGGGTGCACTCCGAGACCGACATCGACGACGCCGGCGCCTCCATGGTCTCCTTCGCCATCGACGAGGCGCTGCGCCAGCTGGACGCCACCGACCTGGGCGGGCGCACCGCGCTCGTGCTCGGGGCGGGGGCGATGGCCTCGCTGGCGGCGACCCACCTGGGTCGGCTCGGCGTCGACAGGCTCGTGATCGCCAACCGCACGCGCGAGCGGGCCGAGCGGCTGGCCGGGCACGCGCACGAGGCCGGCGTCGCCGCCGACGTCGTCGACTACGAGGACCGGGCGGCCGCGCTGGAGCACGTCGACCTGGCGGTCTCCGCCACCGGCGCCGACGACTTCACCATCACCGCCGCGAACCTGCCCGCCAACCGCGAGGGTGGGCTCATGCTCATCGACCTGTCCATGCCGCGCGACATCTCCGATGACGTCGTCGAGCGGGACGGCGTCCACCTCGTCAACATCGAGCGCCTGCACAAGTCGCTGAACAGTCGCGATTCCGGCGCCGAGGGGCACCGGGACGCCCTCGACATCGTC contains the following coding sequences:
- the proC gene encoding pyrroline-5-carboxylate reductase: MTTIAVLGGGKIGEALISGLIAAGTAPQSINVTNRRAERGQELRETYGIHDLTDNRQAVEGADVVFLCVKPKGIPALLTEIADTIDGNDVSTVVVSMAAGIPLAAMEDALVAGTPVVRVMPNTPMLVGKGMNAVAPGRFVNEEQLDVVARLLGSVGDVVNVAESDLDAVTAMSGSSPAYFFLVAEALIDAGVSLGLTRDVAQKLVTSSAAGAGAMLAESGIDPTTLRANVSSPAGTTVAALRELEESGIRGAFFRAAEACATRSAELGAPATPEK
- a CDS encoding helix-turn-helix domain-containing protein — protein: MANEDKGTFLTVAEVADIMRVSKMTVYRLVHAGELPAVRVGRSFRVHEKAVSDYLDSSYFEAG
- a CDS encoding 30S ribosomal protein bS22; translation: MGSVIKKRRKRMSKKKHRKMLRRTRVQRRKLGK
- a CDS encoding HAD-IB family hydrolase; the protein is MNTAVNPEQPSFPGSPQEFLASWSATRGNLRRFVEDRALPPIDEHTQRTAGEAAAAAAVQETFGIELDAFSSGVESVSGSIEAAGGFRISTPDPDIPEDVGAAAFFDVDNTLIQGSSLIVFAMGLARRRYFRLSEILPIAWKQLKFRFTGSENATDVAEGRTQALEFIQGRTVAELVELCEEIVDSHMVGKAWPGTRELAQMHLQAGHQVWLVTATPVQLAQILARRFGFTGALGTVAEVDEEGRFTGRLVGDILHGPGKKHAVAALSAIEQLDMSRCTAYSDSINDIPMLSMVGTAVAINPDKKLRREAALRGWAIRDYRSIRRAVRTWGVPALATAAFSVCGWRLFRRSPGATPGPQPHQAA
- a CDS encoding glutaredoxin family protein — translated: MESGSRHTVELMVRTTCGSCARVAEQITPVVEAAGCSLEVRNVDHDPELAVEYGDRVPVVVIDDEEFACWEVDDDELADELSR
- a CDS encoding glutamyl-tRNA reductase codes for the protein MSVLVVGMSHRSAPVALLERLSMDETVRHDTTTNLVQRPSLSEAMIISTCNRLEVYSVTNSFHRGVQDIVEVLHEVSDVDVETLRGYLYVRYADAAAEHMMVVASGLDSMVVGEQQIIGQVRTAYQEASDKGTVGPALHSLAQSALHAGKRVHSETDIDDAGASMVSFAIDEALRQLDATDLGGRTALVLGAGAMASLAATHLGRLGVDRLVIANRTRERAERLAGHAHEAGVAADVVDYEDRAAALEHVDLAVSATGADDFTITAANLPANREGGLMLIDLSMPRDISDDVVERDGVHLVNIERLHKSLNSRDSGAEGHRDALDIVSEELDAYSSDQRVRDVAPAVSALRRHASELVEAELTRLQGRTPSMDGADFQEVSRTVRRVVDKLLHQPTIRVKELAAESGVVSYESALQELFGLKAVQPAVAVDVSDLPEGDIKAVGTEPGTH